In Bicyclus anynana chromosome 22, ilBicAnyn1.1, whole genome shotgun sequence, the following proteins share a genomic window:
- the LOC112057707 gene encoding venom protease encodes MAYRIFVLCACVCHIVFGQLVFECETVGKTPGTCVGITQCEPYLKLLASAGSKPEVKDLLRKSLCGYDGTTPKVCCPRATATTRVVSDVGKALKEDTDYIFAFPSPPECGISNASFGRIVGGVDAKLGDLPWMALLGYSVRGAPTNWLCGGSLISARHVLTAAHCIHNQETSLYVVRLGELDLAREDEGAVPVDVLIKRNIKHEAYNHESFENDIGLIVLQNEVQFTDLIRPICIPTDSRFRSVDFVGWTPLVAGWGKLSARGAKATHLQVLQLPVLTNEVCVQRYAAYEAQVIDQRVLCAGYTSGGKDSCSGDSGGPLMQPIPVNLTSVYYQLGVVSFGPRECALPGLPGIYTRITSFVPWLQRQVLGAV; translated from the exons atggcTTATCGTATATTTGTTTTGTGTGCCTGTGTTTGTCACATTGTCTTCGGTCAGCTTGTATTCG AGTGCGAGACTGTAGGCAAGACTCCGGGCACGTGCGTCGGCATCACGCAGTGTGAGCCGTACCTCAAGCTGCTGGCGAGTGCTGGCTCCAAGCCTGAAGTGAAGGATCTGCTGAGGAAGTCGCTGTGCGGTTACGATGGCACCACTCCTAAG GTGTGTTGTCCAAGAGCGACGGCGACCACGCGCGTAGTTAGTGACGTAGGCAAGGCTTTGAAGGAAGACACAGACTACATCTTCGCGTTCCCTTCCCCGCCTGAATGCGGTATAAGTAATGCCAGCTTTGGCAGAATAGTCGGTGGCGTAGACGCTAAGCTAG GTGATTTGCCATGGATGGCGCTGCTGGGGTACTCAGTGCGCGGCGCTCCGACCAACTGGCTGTGCGGCGGCTCGCTCATCAGTGCGCGCCACGTGCTGACAGCGGCACACTGTATACATAACCAGGAGACCTCGTT ATACGTGGTCCGTTTGGGCGAGTTGGACTTAGCCCGGGAGGACGAAGGCGCGGTCCCTGTAGACGTTCTCATCAAGAGGAACATCAAGCACGAGGCATATAATCATGAGTCTTTCGAGAACGACATTGGTCTAATTGTACTTCAAAATGAAGTGCAGTTCACAG ACCTCATAAGACCCATATGCATACCCACGGACAGCAGATTTCGCTCTGTGGACTTCGTTGGCTGGACTCCCCTGGTGGCGGGCTGGGGCAAGCTAAGTGCGC GTGGTGCAAAAGCGACGCACCTCCAGGTGTTGCAGCTGCCAGTGTTGACCAACGAGGTGTGTGTCCAACGCTACGCGGCGTACGAGGCGCAGGTCATCGACCAGCGCGTGTTGTGCGCTGGATACACCAGCGGGGGCAAGGATTCTTGCAGCGGCGACAGTGGCGGGCCGCTGATGCAGCCAATT CCCGTGAACCTAACGTCAGTGTACTACCAACTCGGTGTGGTGTCCTTCGGGCCGAGAGAGTGCGCGTTGCCCGGCTTACCCGGTATCTACACACGGATAACCAGCTTCGTACCCTGGCTGCAGAGACAGGTCCTTGGAGCTGTGTAA